DNA from Xiphophorus maculatus strain JP 163 A chromosome 6, X_maculatus-5.0-male, whole genome shotgun sequence:
ttagCATTTggctgaataaataataattagtaaGTATTTTAGCAGTGTTGGCGACAGACCAGCTTCACTGACTTTAATTGCTCTGCTGATGATGTGATAAACCTTCATTTCACTGATCTCTGCTGAACAGGTCAAATCTATTTTTCTGCCTGCTAAACTCCTTAAAAGCACAGTAAAGCATACTGTGTTACCATGGCGACCACTAACAATGAGCTGCAGCTCTAGCATCTTTCTGCACACATCCAATACAGtgatgtttgacattttgaaagcaCTCATATTTTGCTCAACAACGGGATGCAAAATATCTTGTTTCTGTGCGTGTAATGGTACTGCAAGTAAACCCTGATTTTGTGAATAGATTTCTTAAAGTCAACAACTGGACACAGTCGACCAGGCCttctataaaaaataactttttagagAGCATAATCAAATAGAAATGCTTGTAAGTGAACTTGCGTATGATTGATGTGGACCTGCTTGTCTTATAAAGTGCTTTCTAAAAGGCGCGAAAGCCAACTGAATTAATAAACATGCAAAAGATAGTGATGTGTTTATGGATGGTGGGAattcacaaacatttaactAACTTCTCCTTTTACACTCCCAGCTTTGGAGAGGAAGATGTCCCTGCGACAGAGCAGAGATGAACTCATCAAGAGAGGAGTTCTGAAGGAGATCTTTGAAAAAGGTGAGTTGAATGCTGAACTACCCTTTTATTTACCGTGTCATAAGTCCTCGCTCTCTGATCTTCCCTTTTAAACATTTGACATGGAGCATCCAGCGATATAAtctttcattattaaaattttgttgGATTTCAGTAGCCTGTATTAAAAACATTCTGTATCTGAGTCGAACAAAGTCTGTGCCTTAGggctttaaaggaaaaaaaaaagaagaagctggcAAGGCTGTAAAAGTCCACTTGCTCTTGCCAAAATGTGGGGAGAGAAGATAAgaaaattttctcttttttttctatacaatTAATTCAAATTTCATGCTGCAGACAGGGGAGAGTCGTCTCAGTGAGACTAAAGAGAGTACAACCAGATTCTTTCTCGAGAACATGTCTGAAAATGCTTATTAAAGATTATtgcaaacatttagaaacaattGCTTTGAAATCTGCAGTTGGAGActaaagaataataatacaatttgaGATTATCCATTTCCCTGCCACAGTTTCATGATCTGTTGTATAcatgattaaaatgtttcaggaaTTGTTTAAGCTCTAGAAAGTTGCATAAAATTCATGAGAACATAGAATTTAGTTTTTGAAAAGTGTGTCCATATACTATGCAGTATATAATCGCAATACTAGGTCAGGACTGCATAAATTACTTCTTCAATGCAGCCTGATATAGAGGGAATCGGCCTGTCACTTTCCTGTGGTTTCCAGGAAGCCCAGGTTGCCTTAAAGGGGAGGAATTATGtactttccaggcacatggtgcaATTTAATAGCACAGTCTCACTGTTAACCACTGCAGTAATGCATGTTTTCGATGATAATATAtgctctgttttgttgtttttctctcctcctttaGCTACTGTTGAATTCCGATCCTCTATGGATGGCAGTATTTGCCCTCAGGAACCCTCCATGAAGACCTCTATGGTCCTGCCCACCAAGAAATCTGTATCTTTTCCAAATGACCATCAGGAGACCCCAGCCAAGCCCCCACTTTACCACAAGCAGCCTCCTGCCCTGCCTCCAAAGCCTTTCTCTAGGATCCCAAACCATAGCACAGGTCAGTCGAATGTTTCCTTGGGATTTGCTGCCTTAATTATAAGCTTGCCTCGTCATTATAAGATGACGAGGCAAGCTTAACAGTTCATGACCAGTGACTGCTCGTTCCTAATGCTGTACCTGCACCACACATGCTCATAGGATTATAGTAGTCTCATTAAAGTCCCCTGCAGTTAACTCAACAGGGCTCTCACTGTCATTACCAATCTGTTGGTGCAGGAAGAGCCATTTTTCTGGCCTAATTCCCACTCCCTCTGCATTGACGTTGGTAGCCATGTATGACCATTTACAATCTTTGTTTATCCCTCTTTTTTGGCAGTTTTTAAGAGATTTGATTCGACCACATCCTGAATTTTATGTATTCCTTTTTCtccttgttatttttgttttgctcaagATTCTTGCCAGCCAATGAAGTTGCCCTGCATGCCCGGGGCAAAGCACTCCCCACCCTTGCCTCCTAAGAAAGTGATGATCTGCGTGCCTCCAGGCGGGCTGGACTCCTCGCCGTCACCTTCCCTAAACCCCCTTAGCACGCTCCCGCCAAAGTGCGCGCCTCCCCAGGGTTTGTCGTCTCACCACGGCACGCTTCTGCCCTCCCAGCTCGTCGGGCTTCACCAGAGCCACGGCCACCCGCTCCAGCTCCAATACGGCGGCCTGCACGCCCCCAGCCGCATCATAGAGGAGCTCAATAAAACCCTGGCACTATCCATGCAGCGGTTTGAAAGGTCAGCTTCTGTCTTGTTAAATCTGTCTGGGGGGAGGAAAGGATGGATTAGGAGTTGATGTTGGTCTAACTTCCTGTATAACCTGATTCACAGTGTCTTAGTTGGATTTGACTGAACTTTGCTGAACATGTGTGCTAActgaaacataatttaaagcaaaatgcCAATAAGTCTGTAGTCCTCTAACTAGCATTAATCctctctaaaaagaaaaaaaaataccccaCAACATTTATtaactgcagaaaaaacaacaacaaaaaaacagttttccggttttgaatttttctgtCCGTTTGTTGGCACTGAGTTCAGTGTTAACTTATTTTCCAAAGTatcttctgttttcattgaGGTCGCATCCTGGCAGCTCTGTTGCTCTGTTGTACAGGTCTAAATCAGCACACTGCCTCTCAGGGCAGCCTGCCCtggttttttttcagtgaaatgtgtgtatgtgtgggcaCAAGCGCATGGAGTAGGCGTCCCTCCAGCAGTTTGGCCTGACATAACATGACCAGCTGCTCTTGACGAGAGCCCAGCTTCTTCATGTTTGGAGAAGAGTGACACGGTAGTAGATTGGACATTATGTAACCTCTTGCATTAGGATCTCTGTTTTTTCACCAGAGCTGTTTGGGCAGGGATAAGGAAGTAATGCTCCTGACAGAGCTCACAATTAGTCTAAAAGCTTGGAGTGGTTGCATAACAGTGGCTCATCATAAGAAGCTTCAACCAGACTGTTTATTAATCATTCTGTCATATATGCAGCTGGTTAACCTGTGATGCCTCAGGAAACGGAAGTTTATTCTTCAGGATTTCTTTTGAATTACTTAGACAGGTTTTTACCTAATTGTGGCAGAATCACATTGGactggattttatgtgttaaGTTTTTGATTAGGTTGTTTGGCTCATGAATCTCAGGGCTCTTAGTCAGGAAAAGTTAAGCAAAGTGTTTTCCAGACTTGAATTTGTATGGAAAAAGAATCGGAGCATAGAAAAAGTTAGTATTTCCACACTTTGCCTCCTGTATTAATGTTGAATTTTTCCATATGCCCATTTCTTTGtccatttgtctttttattcataGGTCTGTTTCTTTGTCCTGAGCTCACATTATCCTTCTGtccttctgtttctgttcttctgtCCGTCCATTTCTCTATTTGCCTGTTTGTGCCTGGCCATCTTTCCAACTGTTTGTCCTTTTCTCCAGCCAGCAATCCATTTATTTGTCCTTCCACCTCTCGTGATGTttgttcctctgtccatttgtTTGTCCGTCCATTGATCCATTATCCACTGCTTTGTTCATTTGTCTGATGATCCatcgttttgtttgtttgtccttCCATTTGTTACTCATAGTCTGTCAATTTGTCTGAGCCATTTTGCCTTTCTCTCATcggtcagtttttttttaattttcattcgTCAATTTATCTGCATTTATTTGACTTCCCAATGTCCATACATCTTTCAGTTTGATTGGACGGCCTTTCTGATCACTACAGAAAATGTCTGCTGTATATTCATAGTCATGTAGTGATAGCATGAAAGCTTAACAAGCAGTATGTTgtatttcaatgtgtttttatttatttttttgttgaggCTTTCTTACTAACACATAGGTTTAATAAAtcgaataaataaaatcaaatataagGTTTACCAAAGAAATTTAATCTTTTGTTCATTTAACATGTCACTCTAtatcaaaaatgcttttctttaataAGACCAGATGATTAAactctaataaaaataaaatttataacaAAATTTCCTTTTTCATCCATAGCTCTGCTTTACTGGGCAGTGTTCAGTGTGCTCCCTTGGACAGGAGAGAAGTGCCATCAGTAATAATCGAGTATGAAGACGACAAGGAGAATATGCCCAACGAGTCTGATTATGAAGACCTGCCCAGTATGTACAAGGATGAAGAGGATGATGTGGATGAcgatgaggaagatgatgaagacGACGACTCCATATTCACAAGTGAGCGAGGCTGTAGTTTATATTGTTCAAGTTTTTAAACTCGGATCAATTACAAGGGACATTTAAGGCCTTTGTAATGGGTCGGTGGTGGTAAGATGTTATAATCAGGATAATTATatatgttttgaaattaaaatttgtgtCACCCTCCCTTCTAATGTAAGAGCAACTATGGGGTCTTTCAGGAGAAAGACATTTACTACTGAATGTGCTGTGTATACCGTAAACTTTTACGTTTGGGCTCAAAATGAAAGAACTTTAAATCATTAATAtggcctttttatttttaaaggtacTCTGGCTAAGAAAGTGCTACGAAAAGATTCTCTGGCCATCAAGCTGAGCAATCGTCCATCAAaaagagagctggaggagaaaaacatCTTGCCTATGCAGACAGACGAGGAGAGGCTGGAATCAAGGCAGCAAATAGGCACCAAACTCACAAGGTGAATTGTACTCTAACCTAAATACAATTACTTTACACTTACTACAACGTTTTATATGATTTCAACTTATGGGCAATGGCTCACTTCAACTAAAGCAAGCATTTTGGGTTAGATTGTGCTGACAGAACTGCGATGGGATCTAATACGGATCgcgctctgttttttttttttcaaactctatttttatccttttgttttttcatcttgtCTTCTAAACATTTGATAAGGAGACATGCTTTATCTCGTTAAGAAGTCTCTGAAAATGGAGCTGACCTAATTTCAGTGATGCATCCTCCCTCCCTTTTTGTCTCCTTCTCTTGTCTTCTCTCCAGTGTGTGCTCACTATCTCTCTCCTCTTTCTTCCTCCTGCCTGACTTCCTCCCTCGCTCACTGAATCACCACGGTGATGCATGTGCCAAACTAGCTCcactccagtttttcacaacagtgaaatgaaaatcttttttttttttttttctcataccAGCAATTTTACAATCTCACATGATGCTGGAGCTGATTCTTTAAACCACACAAATGAGTATTTATTTGCTGAGCTCATACGGtggtgtgaaaatgtgtttgtccTCTTCCTGATTTCctattgttttgcatgtttaatttaaatattagtcaaagacaacataaataaacactaagtgcagtttttaaattatggtgtttattattaaagaaGAAACAACTTATAAGGTcttctgtgaaataaataaaaaattgcccATATCCCCTGTTAAAACATAGCTTAAATGTGGTTTATCACACCTTTATCACCCAGGCAAGATTACTGCCCCACCTGTTCTCAACCAATACATCACTTAAATAGGACCTGCCTGACAAAGTAAAGTACATCAGATGATCCTCAAAAGCTAGGCATCATGCCAAGATCCAAAGAAATTCAGTAACAAATGATAAATGGCCTCTATTGCCTTGTATGGCGTTTCACAGTACCTGCAATCAGTCACCCGttcatgcacacactcacaccctgATGTGGTGAGCTACCACGCTGTACCACTGGGGCTGCCATGCACCGGCGCCATtgggccctctgaccaccatCAGCAGAAAAGGCgtgtgaagtgtcttgcccgaGGACTCAGCAATGGAGACAGACAGAGCAGGGATTGAAACTCCTTGATATGGACCAAATTCTCTGAGGAGTATTTGTAATACCGTGTTGAATCTATGCCTCAAATAAGACAGTTCTTAAGGCAAAGTGGGGTGCAAAGACAAGCTGTACCTAAAGGAGCTTGTCTAGAGTTTATTGCTCTGAAAGTTATGTAAGAACATGATTatccttttatctttttttacatGACTTTGTCTCCTcaaatgtttgaatttctgATAGCCTTTCTGTTAGCTCTAATAAAGgcgttttatttatatttatatagcGTCTGATTTGCCCTATGCTGGATCAAAGCAAGCTTATGGTATGGCTCTTGATGATTTTAATTACTGCATTGCGTTGATGAATTCTCATACATTCAGTTGGACACCGGTTCAGTAGGTTTAGGCATGCCCCTGTCAAGTTGCTGTTAGGTTTCGCATTTAATCTTCTAATGGTGTCAAATGAGCCACCGCTGTGTTGAAAgcatttgaaaagtaaaaactaaaaaaggttCTGaagttatttgtattttattcagtttgggACCAAGTCGAGGTGTTTCATTCTAAATCTCATTGTCAGTTGTGGAAGAACTTGCTCTGTGAATGTCAACTACTTAACTTTCCAGGGACTTGCTGTCAAAAATCTAGAGAATAAATACAGGGAAGAGAAAAGAGGGAGCCAAGTTTTTCTGAGCTGCACTTGCCATACTCATACTAAGTAGGGCACTTCTTGGCCTTAATtgtatctaaaattaatgtTGTTGGATGTTGGATTTTGGCTTGAGGTTTAGCACCTGATTACAATAGTGTTTAACTGAAGTTAGATCTGATGACTGCTGAGATATATGCGTTTGCTCATGAAACCAGGCAGAAATCATGTTTTCCCTTTGAAATAGGATGTTATTCCATTAGATTTACCTTTTGAATAGTCACCTAAATCAactgaaaaatggaaaacaacaataatgtaCCCATTAGTCACCTACACCATGCTTCATTGTTACTAATGGGTACGTGGTTGTTTAAGCAACAATTCTGTACCCattagaaaatgcaaaaagagaaTGCAGACATATGATCAACATAATGAtgatcagcaaaacaaaatttgatcGCTCAAAGCATGCAATCAATGATTGGTTGGTAGGCATCCGCCAAGAAACTGCCCCCCAGGCCCCTTGTACCATTTCACCAGTAGCAGCAGCTTCCATGGGTCGATGGATTTGTGCTGTCGACACCAAATTCTAACTACATTGTCTGCAGcctcagcaaaaataaaactttatcatATGCAGACTAAAGTGCATATTTTCAGACTTCagctgtttttagttttatttcacttttttggtgAGCTTGGGCGCAGTACAGCCTCGGCTGAATGATCTTAGCCGACAGCAATGGATCTGGACGTGCTCTTCCACTGTTGCAGCTCATCTACTCAAGTGCTAGACATGTGCATTTCGAGAACCTGAACTGCTCCATTGTCAAGATCTGTTATCTGAGGATTAGCAGACATTGTGTCTGCGGGAATTAGCCCTGGCTGTTCTGCTCTGTCACTGTTTATGGgaggctttttttcccctactGAACTTAGTTTTGCAATGTGTTGCTTTTGCCTTACACTGAGAGTGGATGAAAATCAAGATGTTTACAGATTCAAACCAGTCTGACATCAGTCTTTTAATGTGCTGCTTGTTTGAGAGCAAAAGAGAACAAAGGTCTTGAACTTCACTTTCACATATTGTCAGATTCCAACGACAAAATTGTatgaattttttaacaaattttcttGTATGTGATGGGCCaacataaagcagaaaataattgtGACGTAAAAGAAACTAATGCATGCAGTTATGTATGTCCTTTTGTTTACATAGTAGATTAATCAAAGTCAGACGGGAAGGAACAAATCTGTTAGCAAACGTTTGAAAgtcttgtcacagattctcagttggattttgGTATggtctttgactaggccattctagcAAATGGATACAAGTTGATCTGACTTTATGTTTGGGTTATTGTAGGGTTAGAAGGGTAAACTCCAACATCAAACTGAAGCCTTTATTTCAGAATTTCATTTTGTTGAACTTGGTCAGTTTTCTTATAAGCTCTTCCCATCTtctctgtccctgctgaagaaagacatgatgctgccaccactatgttcCACTGGATGGTGTATCTCTTTACACCAGGCTGTTGTTCAGTGGTAGTCAAACATAACATATGCATGCTAAAGGTTTACTTTTGATCTTCATGGGTCTATTCTGACCCTTACATGCCATGTGGTAAAGTAAACAATATTACTTTACCACAAATAAAGTAATTTgtcttttcttaaaacaaacctttgttttaagaaaaggtTTGTTTCTGTCCCTCAGATTTCCCCACATGAGTTGTCAATTTTcttccagagttaccatgggccACTTGGCTGCTTCTGTGGTTAATCTTGAATGGCCAGTAGGTTTAGAAGGACAACCATGTCTGTGTATGTTTGCTATTTTTCACAGCTTCCTTTTTCAGAAGGTGAACATGAGTATGCTCCATAAAATATTCAGAGCAgagaatattgttgttttttaatcatgaGCCACTATTTAAACAAATCCTTAACTTTATCCTTGTCtactgtgttccttggtcttcattaGCATCTCTAACAAACATTTGAGGTCTTTAAAGAACATCTGTAGTTATGCTGATATTAAAATACTCACATCTATTTCCTTAGTGACACCTTTAGGGGGGCGGGGGGTCTGAGCTTTTGTAGTGGGTAATGTTCTGACAGTGCATGTGTTTCTTGTCAGGCGCTTGAGCCAGAGACCAACAGCAGAGGAACTAGAGCAAAGGAACATCCTCAAACGTAAGTGTTAGAATTTTCCCCAAACTGTGAATTTTATGAATTTGtagattcataaaaataaaatgacgtCAACATTTACTTTGGCCATCAGTGAACCCCATTTTTCATGCAGTTCAGCAGTTTGACATGGTTATGCGATTGACAAACATTTGCTGCTTTGTTCCTCCTTGGTCATTCGTTTTGTCATGAAGCAGGCATGCAGCAGGACTCCCTGAGAAACCGTGTCTACAGAGACCTGTGTCTTAGTTCAGGCGTACACCGTATCAGCGAGAAGCAGCTCTGTTGCCTGGGACTTTGCTGCTTTCACATCAAAGACAAGCTTACCAGCAGTTCCTGCTTTCCCAGGGGCTCCTGCATGATAGGCAGAGC
Protein-coding regions in this window:
- the LOC102227841 gene encoding phosphatase and actin regulator 1-like isoform X1; protein product: MFKTANYAAVDPAFTIMHGAWLPTGYRENTPVAVEKPKKKAFSLVKIMSLSNKKDRGQNPHQQQNHHHHNNNMPFTIHCQIGKEIKHICSNCSRGNNTQDAEEVERLSAMRSESLVSGTHTPPIRHRSKFATLGRLLKPWKWRKKKSEKFKQTSAALERKMSLRQSRDELIKRGVLKEIFEKATVEFRSSMDGSICPQEPSMKTSMVLPTKKSVSFPNDHQETPAKPPLYHKQPPALPPKPFSRIPNHSTDSCQPMKLPCMPGAKHSPPLPPKKVMICVPPGGLDSSPSPSLNPLSTLPPKCAPPQGLSSHHGTLLPSQLVGLHQSHGHPLQLQYGGLHAPSRIIEELNKTLALSMQRFESSALLGSVQCAPLDRREVPSVIIEYEDDKENMPNESDYEDLPSMYKDEEDDVDDDEEDDEDDDSIFTSTLAKKVLRKDSLAIKLSNRPSKRELEEKNILPMQTDEERLESRQQIGTKLTRRLSQRPTAEELEQRNILKPRNEQEEMEEKREIKRRLTRKLSQRPTVEELRQAKILIRFSDYVEVSDAQDYDRRADKPWTRLTAADKAAIRKELNDFKSNEMEVHESSRHLTRFHRP
- the LOC102227841 gene encoding phosphatase and actin regulator 1-like isoform X2 translates to MATTPASNSDRRPLRRLRSTSDIPYLVEARRSFNLRTAEEVERLSAMRSESLVSGTHTPPIRHRSKFATLGRLLKPWKWRKKKSEKFKQTSAALERKMSLRQSRDELIKRGVLKEIFEKATVEFRSSMDGSICPQEPSMKTSMVLPTKKSVSFPNDHQETPAKPPLYHKQPPALPPKPFSRIPNHSTDSCQPMKLPCMPGAKHSPPLPPKKVMICVPPGGLDSSPSPSLNPLSTLPPKCAPPQGLSSHHGTLLPSQLVGLHQSHGHPLQLQYGGLHAPSRIIEELNKTLALSMQRFESSALLGSVQCAPLDRREVPSVIIEYEDDKENMPNESDYEDLPSMYKDEEDDVDDDEEDDEDDDSIFTSTLAKKVLRKDSLAIKLSNRPSKRELEEKNILPMQTDEERLESRQQIGTKLTRRLSQRPTAEELEQRNILKPRNEQEEMEEKREIKRRLTRKLSQRPTVEELRQAKILIRFSDYVEVSDAQDYDRRADKPWTRLTAADKAAIRKELNDFKSNEMEVHESSRHLTRFHRP